The following are from one region of the Amycolatopsis sp. QT-25 genome:
- a CDS encoding GNAT family N-acetyltransferase codes for MSEFPVRAVAEGEQRACLELLVESLHGRPASDEVWAKMAPSWPAAGKFAAFDDHGTPVGITSSFDVELTVPGGQKLVTAAVDGVAVRADWTRRGILTSMMAVQLEEFAARGVPLAALHASEAVIYGRFGYGAATFGKGVSVERPRARLRDGVGREGVVRFATCAEAVERIPALYNSFEGTRPGFVARPAHWWPGFFERVVTGNDGYRVAVHSGPDGDDGFVVYQTIDARDRQAPERGAILDIRELHAATPRAWAGLWRFLLSVDLVSAVTGRGRPLDEPIAELLTDPRAVNTIEVIDDLWLRLVDVSTALRARTYGTAEPVVFEVLDKQLPGNSGRYVVGPDGAERTTADADLRLDVAALSSLYLGHGLFGELALSGRVEVLDEAAVARADSLFHTARSPWCGTFF; via the coding sequence ATGAGCGAATTCCCTGTGCGTGCCGTGGCCGAAGGCGAACAACGGGCCTGCCTAGAGCTCCTGGTGGAGTCTTTGCACGGCAGGCCCGCCTCGGACGAGGTCTGGGCGAAAATGGCGCCCTCCTGGCCCGCCGCCGGGAAATTCGCCGCCTTCGACGACCACGGCACCCCGGTGGGGATCACCAGCTCGTTCGACGTCGAGCTCACCGTCCCAGGTGGACAGAAGCTCGTCACGGCGGCCGTCGACGGGGTCGCCGTCCGCGCCGACTGGACCCGCCGCGGGATCCTCACCTCGATGATGGCCGTCCAGTTGGAGGAGTTCGCGGCACGCGGTGTCCCGCTGGCGGCGCTGCACGCGTCGGAAGCCGTGATCTACGGCCGCTTCGGTTACGGCGCGGCCACCTTCGGCAAAGGTGTTTCCGTCGAACGCCCACGCGCCCGGCTCCGTGACGGCGTGGGACGGGAAGGAGTCGTCAGGTTCGCCACCTGTGCCGAGGCCGTGGAGCGCATTCCCGCGCTGTACAACAGCTTCGAGGGGACGCGGCCGGGGTTCGTCGCTCGACCGGCACACTGGTGGCCGGGTTTCTTCGAGCGCGTGGTCACCGGGAACGACGGCTATCGCGTCGCCGTCCACAGTGGACCGGACGGGGACGACGGTTTCGTCGTCTATCAGACCATCGACGCGCGTGACCGCCAGGCGCCGGAACGCGGAGCGATCCTGGACATCCGGGAGCTCCACGCCGCCACGCCGCGCGCTTGGGCGGGACTGTGGCGGTTCCTGCTGTCGGTCGACCTCGTCTCGGCCGTCACCGGACGCGGCCGCCCACTGGACGAGCCGATCGCCGAACTGCTCACCGATCCGCGTGCCGTGAACACCATCGAGGTCATAGACGACCTGTGGCTACGGCTCGTCGACGTCTCCACCGCGCTGCGGGCCCGCACTTACGGCACCGCCGAACCCGTGGTGTTCGAAGTGCTCGACAAGCAGCTCCCGGGCAACAGCGGCCGTTACGTCGTCGGCCCGGACGGCGCGGAGCGGACGACCGCCGACGCCGATCTGCGGCTGGACGTCGCCGCCTTGTCGTCGCTGTACCTCGGCCACGGTCTCTTCGGTGAGCTGGCCTTGTCAGGCCGGGTCGAGGTGCTGGACGAGGCGGCGGTCGCCCGTGCCGACT
- a CDS encoding GNAT family N-acetyltransferase, which yields MSDFSVRPLRADEDRAATDLFRRALHVKEMTDDEWSAIAASMQPDRGLGAFDPELIGTVRSFDSEVTLPGGGTTPLAAVSLVGVRADRTRRGVLTALMRAQFEDFAARGVPAAMLHASEGAIYGRFGYGVAARGKSIEIDRSRTRFRPEVPAGGQISLLDLESTIEQWPSLFDGLPRTRPGMIARSPTLWPGYVREVRRATAPVATAVHRGPDGTDGYVTYTVERAHFGAPAVMKIQSFHYANPDAFAGLWRYLLSVDLVDRITAEKRPLDEPVELLFTDPRHATVQKIQDEGWLRLVDVAAMLDARTYRGEPIVVEVIDPFLEHNSGRYRLSEDGAARTTDPADLELHVDTLSMVYLGGWRPSDLAAAGRVRATGEIALERADLLFGTRENPWCGTFF from the coding sequence ATGAGCGACTTTTCCGTGCGGCCGCTGCGGGCCGACGAGGACCGTGCCGCGACCGATCTGTTCAGGCGTGCCTTGCACGTCAAGGAGATGACCGACGACGAATGGTCGGCCATCGCCGCGTCGATGCAGCCGGACCGCGGGTTGGGCGCGTTCGACCCGGAACTGATCGGCACCGTCCGGTCCTTCGACTCGGAAGTGACGCTGCCCGGCGGGGGCACCACGCCGCTCGCCGCGGTGAGCCTCGTCGGGGTCCGCGCCGACCGTACCCGCCGCGGTGTGCTGACGGCGTTGATGCGGGCCCAGTTCGAGGATTTCGCCGCCCGCGGCGTCCCCGCGGCGATGCTGCACGCCTCCGAAGGCGCGATCTACGGACGGTTCGGTTACGGTGTCGCGGCCAGGGGCAAGTCGATCGAGATCGACCGGAGTCGTACCCGGTTCCGCCCCGAGGTACCGGCGGGCGGGCAGATCTCCTTGCTCGATCTGGAAAGCACGATCGAGCAATGGCCGTCGCTCTTCGACGGCCTTCCGCGCACCCGGCCCGGCATGATCGCGCGGAGCCCGACCCTGTGGCCGGGTTACGTCCGGGAGGTGCGCCGGGCGACCGCTCCGGTCGCGACCGCCGTGCACCGAGGCCCGGACGGCACCGACGGCTATGTCACCTACACCGTCGAAAGGGCCCACTTCGGCGCACCGGCGGTGATGAAGATCCAGTCCTTCCATTACGCGAATCCCGACGCGTTCGCCGGGTTGTGGCGTTACCTGCTGTCCGTTGACCTGGTCGACCGCATCACCGCCGAGAAACGGCCGCTCGACGAACCGGTCGAGCTGCTGTTCACGGACCCGCGGCACGCGACCGTGCAGAAGATCCAGGACGAGGGCTGGCTCCGGCTGGTGGACGTCGCCGCGATGCTCGACGCCCGCACGTATCGGGGCGAGCCGATCGTCGTCGAAGTCATCGATCCGTTCCTGGAGCACAACTCCGGCCGGTACCGTCTTTCCGAGGACGGCGCCGCCCGCACCACCGATCCGGCGGATCTCGAACTGCACGTCGACACCTTGTCGATGGTGTACCTCGGCGGCTGGCGTCCGTCGGATCTCGCGGCCGCCGGACGCGTGCGAGCCACCGGCGAAATCGCCCTGGAACGGGCGGACCTGCTGTTCGGCACGCGAGAGAACCCCTGGTGCGGTACCTTCTTCTGA
- a CDS encoding DUF4333 domain-containing protein has translation MSRRTVATVGLCCAAFVVPTACSDTPVPTPATKTVTVPPTTSASSSSNASGTSGGSSSTVPGRVFDPRTMQADVRKILTETYRLSAVGDVLCPSNQTVKDGSTFTCTVQVGGKGKTVTITVTGDDGRYEVGAPA, from the coding sequence TTGAGCAGGCGAACCGTCGCGACGGTCGGTCTGTGTTGTGCCGCTTTCGTCGTACCGACGGCTTGTTCGGACACCCCGGTGCCCACGCCGGCGACGAAGACCGTCACGGTCCCGCCGACGACGAGCGCCTCTTCGAGTTCGAACGCGTCCGGCACGTCGGGTGGTTCGTCCTCCACCGTTCCGGGCAGGGTCTTCGACCCGAGGACCATGCAGGCGGACGTGCGGAAGATCCTCACCGAGACCTATCGGCTCAGTGCGGTCGGCGACGTGCTGTGCCCGTCGAACCAGACGGTCAAGGACGGAAGCACGTTCACCTGCACCGTGCAGGTCGGCGGCAAGGGCAAGACCGTCACGATCACCGTCACCGGTGACGACGGCCGCTACGAGGTCGGCGCGCCCGCCTGA